A single genomic interval of Schistocerca americana isolate TAMUIC-IGC-003095 chromosome 2, iqSchAmer2.1, whole genome shotgun sequence harbors:
- the LOC124594395 gene encoding mediator of RNA polymerase II transcription subunit 15-like, whose amino-acid sequence MDTILVEETIVDSDAVDRFFADTVDNYMAEEEIVLSEDAESGAEFALTDRSNNCFEEFMELGEGSEAGTGLRNAADGAHDPLSKLLAESGLQYYSPPAAGPSTEEELRMMALLESTEPESAEETSHFVRRSLRKRSVRLEDLVDEDSDDESPPRRKGGRNKARRSRKNSRRPRSQPRDEWPGPSLHHQQQQQLPVLQGPQQHQQQFLHQQTQFPREQQSEEPQQQQLFQQQVPQQHQFAQQQLSQASQQFPQQQQPQVAQQHQQLAQQTTQQQPQHQFSQLPQPQVPQQQHQIHQEQQQQTAPPPPPHQLHSTLPATAVMDRNEMLLSSWNNFMFNYISRLPKDKLRYLDSRLNDRLLGRLPPIQR is encoded by the coding sequence ATGGATACAATCTTGGTCGAGGAAACCATTGTCGATTCAGACGCTGTGGATCGTTTCTTCGCCGACACGGTAGACAACTATATGGCGGAGGAAGAGATCGTCCTGTCAGAAGATGCGGAGAGCGGCGCAGAATTTGCGCTCACCGACCGGAGTAACAACTGTTTCGAAGAGTTTATGGAGTTAGGCGAGGGCAGCGAGGCCGGCACCGGATTGCGAAACGCGGCGGACGGCGCACACGACCCTCTCAGCAAGCTGCTGGCGGAGTCTGGGCTCCAGTACTACTCGCCGCCAGCGGCCGGGCCCTCAACCGAGGAGGAACTGCGCATGATGGCCCTGCTGGAGAGCACGGAGCCGGAGAGCGCGGAAGAGACCAGCCACTTCGTGCGCCGCAGTCTGCGCAAGCGCAGCGTGCGCCTCGAAGACCTGGTGGACGAAGACTCGGACGACGAATCTCCCCCGCGGCGCAAGGGCGGCAGGAACAAGGCGCGCCGCTCCCGCAAGAACTCGCGACGCCCCCGCAGCCAGCCGCGAGACGAGTGGCCCGGGCCGTCCCTCCaccaccaacagcagcagcagttgccAGTGCTGCAAGGCCCTCAACAGCACCAGCAGCAATTCCTCCACCAGCAAACCCAGTTCCCTCGGGAGCAGCAGTCGGAAGAGCCTCAGCAACAACAGCTGTTCCAACAGCAGGTGCCTCAACAACACCAGTTCGCTCAGCAGCAGCTGTCGCAGGCGTCCCAGCAGTTCCCTCAGCAGCAGCAACCGCAGGTTGCTCAGCAACACCAGCAATTAGCTCAGCAGACCacacagcagcagccgcagcaccaGTTTAGTCAGCTGCCACAGCCACAGGTGCCTCAACAGCAACACCAGATCCACCAGGAGCAACAGCAGCAGACGGCACCTCCGCCACCTCCGCACCAGCTGCACTCTACACTGCCGGCAACGGCCGTAATGGACCGGAATGAGATGCTCCTCAGCAGCTGGAACAACTTCATGTTCAATTACATCAGCAGACTGCCCAAGGATAAACTTCGATATCTCGATTCCCGTCTTAATGACAGGCTTCTGGGCAGACTTCCTCCAATTCAGAGGTAA